TTGCTTGTTTCTACCTTTGATTCGTCGAGATAATCTAGAACATTCACGGTAACCAGAGAGGCTACAGTTGCAATGATGGCAATGACCACCATGATTTCGATGAGTGACATACCGGCTTGGGCTCGAAAAAAATTTCTCATGTAAATGACTCCTTCTAAAATGACCTATAGGTTACCTTGCTACTTACGTCTCGTCAACTGATTGAGTTTCAAAATGGGCAACAAAATCGACAATACAATAAAGGCCACAATCCCACCCATGGTTAAAATGATTAAAGGTTCTAACAAAGTTGTTAACGTAGAAACGCGGGTTTCAACTTGGGTATCATAAGCATCGGCCACGCGCTCGAGCATGGGCTCTAATTGGCCCGTTTTTTCACCAATGGCAATCATGCGAACCACCAAGGGTGGAAAATATTCGCTCTTGCCTAAAGATGAAGCGATGGGTTCACCTTCTTTAACTGCTACCTTCGTATTTTCAATGACCTCGGTCAAGACTGCATTGGCCACCACGTTTTTGACAATATCGAGCGCCTTGACCAAGGGAACCCCGGAGCTGAGCAAGGTTGATAGGGTGCGAGAAAAGCGGCTCAAAGCGATCATTTTGAATAATTCCCCAAAAATGGGCAGCTTTAAGCTTAGCTTATCAAACTGATATTTACCTTTAGGCTTTGCTTTATATTTTAAGGCCACAAAAATTAAGATCGCCAATAGGAGTAACGCCAACCACCAATACGATTGTAAGAAAGTAGAAAATTTTACCAAAAGATTGGTGATCGTGGGTAAAGCAACTTTGTTGGTGGTGAAGATTTTAACAATTTTAGGCACCACCCCTACCATCAAAAAAAACATCAACCCAATAGCCACCACCGCCATCACCACAGGATAAGTCACGGCACCAATCACTTTACTTTTTAAATGGGCCTGGGCTTCGGTAAAATCGGCTAAGCGCTTCAACACGAGATCGAGCGCACCGGAGGCCTCGCCTGCACTGATCATACTGATATAAAGGTCACCAAAAAATTTGGGATAAGCGCGCATCGAATCCGATAACTTGGCACCTTCGACCACTTTTTCTTTAATACCACTCAAGGCATTGCGTAATTTAGGGTTTTCAATTTGTTCAACTAAAGCCGCGAGCGAATCTACCAACGGAACGTTTGCCCCAATGAGGGTCGATAATTGGCGAGTCATATTAGCAATCTCGGCAACACTGACGCGTTGAAAATATTGGCTAATGGCCGTGTGACGCAAGCTGGAACTAGCTTCGCCAGCGTTTAAAGTGGTGGGGAAAATATCAAGCTTGCGTAATTTAGAACGGGCCGATTTTAGATTTTCGGCATCGATGGTACCGCTGACACTTTTGCCGGATCGGTTGATCCCCTTATAAGCAAAGACACCCATTAAGCCCCTCGTGCCACATCTTCTTGAGTAACTCGTAAAACTTCTTCAATGGTAGACATGCGCTGCTTGATTTTTTCAACGCCGTCTTCTCGTAGCGTCTTCATCCCTAATTCCATGGCCTTCTTTTTAATAACCGTACCACTGACATTTTGCATAATAAGGGCACGAATCTCTTCATCAACGGTCAGCATTTCATAAATACCTCTTCGGCCCGTGTAACCTGTATTCAAACACTCCCCACAACCTTTGGGATTGGCCTTGTAAATTTTGACGCCTTTAAAATCTTCGAGTGAAGCCCCCAAAGTTGCGATCTCAGGTGCGGAGGGTTCATATAAAATACCACAATTTTTACAAACGGTGCGGATGAGGCGCTGTGCCACAATGCCCACTAAAGACGACGCCACTAAAAAGGGCTCCACCCCCATATCGATCAAACGAGTGATGGAACTCGCCGAATCGTTGGTGTGTAAAGTTGAAATCACCAAATGCCCAGTGAGCGAAGCCTGGATGGCAATCTCGGCGGTTTCTTTGTCGCGAATTTCACCGACCATCACCACATCGGGGTCTTGACGCAAGATGGATCGAAGGCCTGCGGCAAAGGTTAACTCGATCTTAGGGTTGACCTGAATTTGATTGATGCCTTGCAATTGATATTCTACAGGGTCTTCAATCGTAATGATTTTAACATCAATGGTGTTGATCCTACTTAGCATGGCGTAGAGGGTGGTGGTTTTACCAGACCCCGTAGGGCCGGTTACTAAAATGATACCATGACTACGACCAATAAGCCCTTCGACATATTCTTTATGTTTGCCCTCAATCCCCAAGGTATCAAAACTAAGCACCACTTTACTCTTATCTAAGAGCCGCATAACGACCGATTCGCCAAAAGAAGTGGGTAGCGTTGACACACGAATATCGATATCTTTACCGGCTATCTTAATGCGGATGCGGCCATCTTGAGGCAGCCGCTTTTCAGCAATATCGAGGCTCGCCATAATCTTAATGCGAGAAGTGATAGAATTTTGAAACTTTTTGGCCGGCCGCATGATGTCGTAGAGAACTCC
This DNA window, taken from Deltaproteobacteria bacterium, encodes the following:
- the gspF gene encoding type II secretion system inner membrane protein GspF; this translates as MGVFAYKGINRSGKSVSGTIDAENLKSARSKLRKLDIFPTTLNAGEASSSLRHTAISQYFQRVSVAEIANMTRQLSTLIGANVPLVDSLAALVEQIENPKLRNALSGIKEKVVEGAKLSDSMRAYPKFFGDLYISMISAGEASGALDLVLKRLADFTEAQAHLKSKVIGAVTYPVVMAVVAIGLMFFLMVGVVPKIVKIFTTNKVALPTITNLLVKFSTFLQSYWWLALLLLAILIFVALKYKAKPKGKYQFDKLSLKLPIFGELFKMIALSRFSRTLSTLLSSGVPLVKALDIVKNVVANAVLTEVIENTKVAVKEGEPIASSLGKSEYFPPLVVRMIAIGEKTGQLEPMLERVADAYDTQVETRVSTLTTLLEPLIILTMGGIVAFIVLSILLPILKLNQLTRRK
- the gspE gene encoding type II secretion system ATPase GspE; the encoded protein is MLDRSLGNILLERTNLTDGQLEEALLVQKEKGIRLGEALVQLRYLKTEDILEAISIQLDLPYLKEIETDAIPLDLIASLPINYAKKNEVIPIRKVNGILEVALSDPSNIETVDELRMLFHCPIRPYITTSAQVLDAVNMAYNRGATTTSSGMMDELREENLDAIAQELEEPQDLLDADDEAPIIRLVNSLLFRAVKQKASDIHVEPFEKELVVRFRIDGVLYDIMRPAKKFQNSITSRIKIMASLDIAEKRLPQDGRIRIKIAGKDIDIRVSTLPTSFGESVVMRLLDKSKVVLSFDTLGIEGKHKEYVEGLIGRSHGIILVTGPTGSGKTTTLYAMLSRINTIDVKIITIEDPVEYQLQGINQIQVNPKIELTFAAGLRSILRQDPDVVMVGEIRDKETAEIAIQASLTGHLVISTLHTNDSASSITRLIDMGVEPFLVASSLVGIVAQRLIRTVCKNCGILYEPSAPEIATLGASLEDFKGVKIYKANPKGCGECLNTGYTGRRGIYEMLTVDEEIRALIMQNVSGTVIKKKAMELGMKTLREDGVEKIKQRMSTIEEVLRVTQEDVARGA